DNA from Rhinatrema bivittatum chromosome 16, aRhiBiv1.1, whole genome shotgun sequence:
CGTGGGACGTGTTGAAACCCTTTTGAAGGCAGGCCCTCTCATGCCCTACTGCCTGCACAGTCACAATTACCTAATTGGCTTTGGACTGTTAGCTTTACAGCTATAAAACAGAGAAGGAATTGCTAACCATGGCTAAAAAAGTGGAAGAAGTGGAACAGCCTGAAAATGTCGAGTGTTTACGACTTGTTAATAGTAACTTTGGGCTTATGTGGTACCATTCATTCAAACAGGATGACAGAGGACGGAGCTGGAAATAACTGGATTTGTTACAAGTTCTGATAGAAGCATAACACCATTATAATGCTACCATTCTATAAAATGAATGAAGAAGAAAATGGAATATGGGTGGATGTTTGTGTATGTtagatttttctttgaaaaaggtGAACCAAAGTAAGGCTGCAGTCACCAGAATATGAGAAAAGCCTACATGATAGCTTAACATATCTCTTTTGTGCTACTCTAACCAGCTGATCAACACTGTATTCATTTTGGTAAGCCTATGGCTCAAGAGAAAAGCATCATATGTCCAGTCAACTTCATCCCTTCTTTGGTGGCTGAATTTCAACTTCAGTCTGTTTCATTTGACACATTATACACATTGCCTAATTTCTAGATTTTTCTGTTTAAGTACtggtacacacagacacacacaaacacacacacacacacactcacacacatatgtacGAATGCTCTTTAGTATTATCTGATTTTGGTTATTGTCATTTCTATCCTCTTATTGCTTAAATAAACCTATTAGAAATACCAAGAACTGTAATATACTGaatcagagtgtgtgtgtatgtgaaacaaTTCATGTGATGAATAAGAttctgggttcaagcccccagctataatcccagtaattgtgggGATGTGTTTACATTAAGTTAGCTCCCAAGATATAGGCAGAAGCCCCTTGGGTAAAACTCATAGTGTTTGTGGTCAGAAATAGACcgactgtaaataaagtgcacctCAATACCAAGAGAGCAAACGTATTGTTCAATAAAGATATTTGATGAAAGAAAGAcataggaaatttaaaaatgagCACTCTAATAAAGAACAGGGCTCAACTGGCATCAACTGCAGATGTTTAGTACCCACTTTATCGGAATAGACCCGATCCTGAACTTTAATCACAACATTTCTGATATGATGAAAAGAAAATGTGTATTAACCTCTTTTTGTCAAGAGCTTGAGACCCATGACACCTACCGGGAAGTGATTTAGCATTTCTATTTCCAATGAATTTTTatataataatgagagatttcagttAGCAAAAGTTTTATTTGAATACCTTGTCAAGTTCACTCAGAACCCTATCTTAACTTGAGTAAGTAAATTGAACAGAACTGTTTTTCAGTGGTAACAATCTAAATCAAGGCAGAGAAAACTTTGCGTCAAGACATAATACACAAGTTCCATAGGATGCATTACAGACAGTACTTCTATATTTTAACATATATTTCCTACTAGATGGAATATAATGCTCTGAATTCAACTGATATTCTTGCAGGTTGTGATAcactccattgctgcattgcattgTTATTTAAAAGCGTTGCTTTCTGAGAGCTTTCATGATCAGATAGGTGGCAGGTGCCGTTGTGTTTCATCTCCATGTTTCACATTCATGTTATCAATGAATGAATACAAATCATACAAACAATGATTGCCTATGGGGATCAATTAAAGATACTGCTCAGGTTCAATCCCTTGGGGCATCTATTATGAAGTTCTGCTAGCATTGACTATGGAGAAAGAGGCTACAATGAGTCTTGTTCAGAAGACACAGTGAAAACTGTTTTCCTCTGAGTCTAATTAGATGAACAGGAAAGAGAATATAAAGGCAAAGTACTTATCACATAAACAAGCCTATAACAGGTAAATTACCTTAGGTACGTACACCTGAAAGAACTTCTCTTATTGTCGTATGATATCTGATAGATGAACCTATGTTTTACATTTCATGTTCTCTGTGCAGAAATGcggtaacatttttaaaaaaagattttcaatCATAAAACTGCATTTCCACACACAGGTGTTATCAAGAGGTCTCAAGTTTACCCAATGGGTTTTACCTCCAGAGGAGACCTTTAAATGTTCTCAATCAGGAGTGGACAAAAACAAAGATCGAGAAGACAGTACATCATGAGGGGGCATTACAATTGATGTCTTCATGTTTCAAATGCAAAAATAATACTCTTGGCCATTGAGCACCAAGCAGACAACCAAAACTATCGTTTCACTCTCCAGAACAaggattgaaaaaaaatataaacgtAGGTGTCACAGTGTGATGGTTTTTCTACTTGTTATTAGTTTTGAAAGACATCTTTCACTTCTAACTGGTGAAATCTGGCGTGATCTCTATTTTCTAACTCAACATATTTTTTGGGGGAAAGAATTAAGGAATATTCTTAAGGAGAGGTCTACTTAATGTACTCACtaatttctgtaaaaaaaatactGCCATCTTATTTACTGTACATTTGAAAGGAGAGCCACATCTAATGTATTTGCCAAACACATTTTCATGATTGTGTGGCTCCTAGTTTATAATGCTGTTCCTTTTTCACTTTATATTCTGTTAGTTCAGATCTGTCCAATTTGTTCCCCTTCTGTGTCACCAGTCagcatttttctttctctcctgtTTCACTTTCTATCCCTCATCTTTCTTACTTTTCTTTATCATTAATTTATTCTCTTCTCTATCTCTGTATCTCATGTTTTCCTCTTCATACCATCACTAGCTAAAGATTATTTCATGCACATTTCATCTGTCTTTGGAAAATTATCAGTACATTCATAGTGATTTGATATCTTGGCTTTATTTCTATTTGTGAGCACAAATGTATCCATTCTTTTGATGAAATATCTATCTTGTTCATTTCTTTCCCATTAAGCAATGGAAAGAAACAACAACTACACCACTGTGATTGAGATTCATCTCATTGGATTCCCAATTGATGGGGTTCTGGGTATCTTCCTTTTCCTGCTCTTTTTAGTTATTTACATAATAACAATTATTGGCAATGTTGCAATCATGGCCATAACTATAGTGGAGCCCCGCCTCCACACCCCTATGTACTTCTTCCTGAGCAACTTCTCCTTCATGGAGATCTGGTACACCTCTGTCACCATCCCTAAAATGCTGAGAGACTTCCTGGTACAAGACAAAACTATTTCCATCAGTGGTTGTATTGCCCAGTgctatttcttttttctgttcGCTGCTATAGAAAATTATCTGATGGCAGTGATGGCTTATGATCGATACTTAGCCATATGTAACCCCTTGCGTTATACAATCATTATGGTTCCTTGGCTCTGCTGCCTGCTTGCTTTTGGGTCTTGGGTCAGTTGCATCATATATTCCTTGCTACCATTATTTTCCCTGAATAAACTTTCATTCTGTGGCCCAAATCAAATTAATCACTTCTTTTGTGATGTGGCCCCCTTGCTGAGTCTCTCATGCACAGATATAACTTCGTTAAAGTTGTATTTTTTCAGCCTGGCTTGGATAATGCTCTTCAGTTGCCTTCTTTTCACAATAGTCTCCTATGCCTATATACTCTTCACCATATTTAGAATCTCTTCTGTATCAGGTCGGCAGAAGGCATTCTCCACCTGTGGGTCCCACCTGACAGTGGTCATTATAAATTATGGGGCAGTGATCTATCTGTATGTAAGGCCTACTGGAAGACAAGCCTTACAGTCTGACAAGGTGGTTTCTGTTATCTATTCTGTGGTAactcctcttttgaaccccatcATTTATAGCCTCAGAAACAAGGAGGTGAAAGAGTCTTTGAGAAAAGCCTTGAGCAGAAGATTTGTAGTTACAAAGCAGAACTCATGAGACCTTTCTTATGCAAATGTGATGGATTTCACAATCAGGTTCCTAAACAAGAATGGTATAGGGAATGCTTTATTGTTTGAACTGAATTGCAGGGATGTTGAAAAAATTGTGAACTTCAAAAATGTTTATAGTTGCTAATAAGTTTGGAGTaaaaggtttctctctctctattatgTTCATGAGCAAATGATTGTAGTTACTATGTTAGTCTATGTGAATTTATAGAAATAAGGACCAAGAAACAAGTTGTATGTGATACAGTgataaatacattgaaacaaaaatggatttattaAGGAAATTGGATCTCACCCATTATCAGACACAGGCCCATTGGAATTGCAAAGTCTTATTGTCCCTATCTCCATCCCTGTTCCTTTACTGAGCTATAATGACCTATCCTGAGAAACGTATGCCTTGTTGATTAtactagtcaagaaatatattaactATATGTATGCAATTTATTCCTACTTGCTATTGTACTCTACATATTATCTATTTACTTGCAGTCTACCTCATATTTGTATATCATACCTGAATATATCCATTATATATATACTCAATGCCTTTTACTTTCTCTAATCCACCAGGGGAACTGCATTGTTTCCTTACTAACCTGAGCAttactcttgaaagctagtcacaaatgtatatAATTATCCCAATATTAAATGTATTACTTTCAATGCGTTTGTTGACCCTAATTTCTAGAATGTTCAAGGAATTAATTAGCTTTGTTCagatattcattttttaaaatctcttcTATGCATTTACCCAATTCTTACTGCATTTGCTCGGAGAATTTCTAAAGAGATTTGCCTGGGAAAACAGCCATTTACTTGTGAAGACTTGTAGGCCACTGGTCTTCTTCTCCTTATGATGTATTTTTTGTGGCTATGTTTTATGATTGTTATCCTGCCTtgagaattttataaaatgggtgacATATAGATTGaatgtaaataagtaaataatgagTAAGTTTAGACATTTCTTTTATTGTCTCCTTCTGTTTTCAAAATTTATGTTACCCACAATATTATTACAATTCTTCTAGAGTAAGTGAAGCTTCAGGGAGAAGATCAAAGAAACACAGTTTAGAACCTGCAATAATACTTCCATTAATAGAACATTGAACAGAGCTGACCTTGTCCATGCTGAATAGGTGGCCTTGAGTTGTAAGATTAAAGCAGAAAAGGCAAACAAATATTAATTGCAATAAAATTTGATGTGCTGAAACCAGAGATTTTTCCCCTTACAGAAAAATGATTCATCTGTGATATCTTTTACATACAAGAAACTCTTTGAAAAGTCaggtaaaggaaaaaaatagaatTCACTGAAATTTCGCTCCTTTGCTCTTTTCATAAACTGTcccttaaaaatgtttctattttgtttaaatttgcaaaAGATTGCCAAACCTGCAAattttgtcttgtttttcattttgtgcaGTTCTTCCATAAAAGTCAAAGGTGTAGCTGTTGGAGAATTTTGCAGAATGTTTGTGaaaatttttttgaaatgaaAAGTTGAGTTTTCTCCCTTCTTAAATACGAACTACTAATGAAAAGTTTTGAATGCAACAGCATCATGGATAATTAGGAGACAGGATTAAAAATGGAAATGTTGCTGCTggggaaagggaggttggataggGTTGAAAGGTTTATTACATCAACTGATACGATTATTTTATCTCTCAGACTTCTATCATTTCTCGTGCTTAAACATGGCATATTATGATTGCTCTGGTTTATTGCCTGAGTGCTCTATTATATTAATCCTATGTTTTCCTTGGAGGTGTATGCTAATTTGTGGAAGTAAGTATTTCTAAATGGAAAAGGGAGGGATAGATGCAATGAATAGTCTCCAGGGAAGGtggtaaagggaaaaaaaaccctaaaacagaattcaagaaagtatgagaTTGAGCATAGAGATTGAGCATAGAGTAAAGCTGGAGTGTGTTCTAGTGAGGTCTCTGATATAGCAAGAAGGAAATTGGATAGATGAGATAGCCCTTAGAGTGATGATCTGTTTCTTATCACACAGACCTCCTAGGTGGAAACAAGACcaaatatatttttgcatttgGATTTATCACTGAGATGAAACTAGCCTTTTTGTCCTATAAAGTGAGAGACAAATTCAGACCCTCTTCTAGTGGCAGGAGCAGTTCCAGACCAAAAGGAAAGAATGCACAGAATTGGGTAGAGATATATGACAGTCTACATTTTTCAACTTttgggggtaaattttcaaaaccttagTATGGAACTATAAGGATAGAATGGATTTGCCTATCCAAGTGTCTTTGCAATTGCCTAAATTTATgctgctttgggcttccagttgaGTTGAAACCAGGGCTGGCATCATGAGCTCTCAGTTGCAACTATGCAGGGTTTTAGTCCCTTTTTTATATTCCCTCACAATTACTTTAATTCATTAATTTCGGTGACAGTCCTTGGTTGGGGGACATACACCATGGCTCCTTTTGGAATCCTGCAAACATGAgacctaaatctggccactgcatttatttattcatttgttatatttatttctatttatttatcatCAAGCAAATGGGTGTTCATGGTGACTTACAGCAAAAAGAAATAGGCCATAAATTGAAGCATTACAGTAGAAACAGAACTCTTTCCATCCCCAGAGATGGTGCTTCCCTTAAGCAAACTAGGCAGTTACTTAGAGTACCAAAATTTCATAGGCAGCAAAATTCCACCATCACGAGGGCATAGGAGGCTACTAAAGAAGGCAACACTGTATTGGCACCACTGGCACTGGTAAGAGGACGTGTTATGCTAGAGATAATTGGAAGGGAGGAAGGTACAGGACTGTAAGTTTGTCAAGGGTGGAAAATaatcttgcaccagccctgctcctccctaTTGCAGAGGTTGGTGATATCAGGATGGCAACCGTgaagaaaaggtacaaagaagcaaatgttttattataatgaaattaataatataatataatatggggcaattttgaatagcccGCAGCATTGCATGAAATGCAGGCTCTTTTGTACATGCACTCATTTTAGCTAATTTGCAATTGCCTACAAAGTACGTGTGTAGATTTGTACTTGTTGGCTCTGAAGATGGCAGATTGGAGGTAAAAAAACAGTGTACATacctttcaaaaattaacatATGCGATGGCCGCAACAGGAGAAGTTGTGTGCTGAGGAGCTCTCACGTCTACTAGATTACTTTGATTTAGAGATGCCCCACATGAAAAAGAAGGGCAGAATTCAGGTGGAAACCCCAACCACTCCGATACAAGCCCTTCCTCAATCAAATATTGAGAGCTTCTTCGCACTGACGGCAATTTCAGCCCCAGAAGGAAAGTCCGCTGCGGTGGTTGGCGGGGAGCTAGAGCCGGCGCCGCTGGACACACAAACATCATTGAGTCCCGGGGCTCCTAAAACGCCTTCTCCTCCGTGATTCGGGCTGATGCAGGATTCGGGACTGGCCACTCGACCAAAGTTGCCGAGTGAACTGCAGTTCCTCGTGAGGAACCCTTCAGAGGCAGAATGACTCGCACATGTTGACGGAGGAAAAGGTTCACTACTGCACATGACGCAGCAAGTGCTGGAATCATGTATACAACTTGCATACAatgtgcatacaactgaggcatacaactgcatacaactgaggcaagAAGGAATGGCGGCGTACCTAGGTTTGGGACAGGAACGCCGCCAGGAAGGTGTAGCAAGCGCGCTTTCCTCTTCTACTTTAACAGTgataaactttcaaaatgttACACTTGAAACAGTATGGAAGGCTCTTATTTTCCTAGAATCCTTAGTGAATTTATCAAAGATTATGATGGACACACAACAACGTATTTGCCAAATGGATCCTTTGTTAACAATACATTCGAATAAGATACAAGACCTGGAAAATCAAGTATCTCAGATGCAAGCTACACAAATTCAAGGAAAATTGAAAACTTGCAAAACGAAATATCTAAAAATTTATGAATATTACATTTTCCACATATTGCTTTAATTTCACCATTGGAGCAATTTAAGAAATACTTAGTGGAAATATTGAAGATATCAAGGGAATCAATTCCATCTATTATCAAGATTTATGttattaaaacagagaaaaaggaTGGACAATTTAATCAACCCCTAAATTTAGAAGATGGAAATTTTACAGAATTTCTGGAACAACCTTCACAAGAGCAGATTGATTACTGTGGGACATTGCTGGTTAGTTTTTCATTAGCTTCTGATAGAGACTTGATTCTGAAACTATTCCTTTGTAATAGAGAGAAAATGTATTTAGAATATAAGATATGGATGTTTCCAGATCTGATGAAAATCACTCAAcagcaaagaaaaatattttttggctaTGTGTCAAGAGGAAAGGGCACAGGAGCTCAGATTACCATATGTTACCCCAGTAAATGTGTCCTTAGATTAAATAATATGAGATATGTTTTCTTCGATCCTTCACAATTGAGGGTATTTCTTGATACACATTCCTTGGGTAATCAAAGCAGTATCTAAATCAAGTTTGAGATAAAGTACTAAATACCGTCCCTCTCTTTGATTTCCTTGTATTAAGATTTCATGTAATACTCCCAATATAGAATGATTCTCCAATTTTCTTTATAACGGGTCGATTAATGCtggcttttttcctt
Protein-coding regions in this window:
- the LOC115077255 gene encoding olfactory receptor 6F1-like gives rise to the protein MERNNNYTTVIEIHLIGFPIDGVLGIFLFLLFLVIYIITIIGNVAIMAITIVEPRLHTPMYFFLSNFSFMEIWYTSVTIPKMLRDFLVQDKTISISGCIAQCYFFFLFAAIENYLMAVMAYDRYLAICNPLRYTIIMVPWLCCLLAFGSWVSCIIYSLLPLFSLNKLSFCGPNQINHFFCDVAPLLSLSCTDITSLKLYFFSLAWIMLFSCLLFTIVSYAYILFTIFRISSVSGRQKAFSTCGSHLTVVIINYGAVIYLYVRPTGRQALQSDKVVSVIYSVVTPLLNPIIYSLRNKEVKESLRKALSRRFVVTKQNS